The genomic region GAAAAATCCAAATACGGCCCTGAAGAGCCCAAGGGCCGTTGCCCCTTCTGGCTTGTCAAAGGGCTTCATGTGTTCGAGTCGATGGTTCGAAAGTCACTCGGAAGGAGGTTGTTCAAAAAGGAAGATCATCCTCTGGCGTACCTGGAGCAAGAGCCGGTTCTTTAGGGGCAGAGCCTGTATTGGCATCTTGAGCTCCTTGACCCTGCGCAGCATCTGAACGTTGACCGGTATTGTCATCGGGACGAGAGCCGAGCAATTGCAAGACATCACCCACAACCTCGGTGGTGTACCGGGTATTGCCCTCCCTGTCCGTCCAGTTCCGAGTGCGCAATTTTCCTTCGATATAGACTTGCCTACCTTTACTGAGATACTTTTCAGCGACCTCGGCATTTCTGCGCCATAGCACCACATTGTGCCATTCGGTCTGAGTGACACGCTGCCCATTCTTGTCGGTATATACTTCTGAGGTGGCAATTGGGAAATTGGCCACTACAGCTCCATTCTCCAAATGCCTGACTTCTGGATCCTTGCCCAGATTTCCTACCAATATCACCTTGTTGATTCCTGCCATTATAATTCTTTCGAAAGTCTACGTAAAGATAGGGCTTCCTCCAGCAGGCAGGTCCGTGATGTTGAGCGAATTTTCCAGAAATCGAGTGGTGAGCCTGGACAATGCATGATTAGGAAGGTCGCTCCAAGGAATCCGCATTGCATCCGGATCGTTGACCTGCAGAGCGCCTTGATAGATCAAGAAGCGAGCATGGATCACCCGATGACTCAAGAGGTGACGCATATCCACGACCCTCACAGGGTCGCTCATTTTGCCCGCTTCTTCGTACGCTTCCTGCCCTTCCTGTAGGATGAACTCGTAGAGGCCCGCCCAAACGTCCCCGGTAGGGCGCTTGCGGAGATAGGTAAATCCATTATCCAAGACCACATGATAGACCATGTAGCGATTCTCAGGACGCTTGGCCTTTTTCTTCACCGGGAGTTCGGCCACCTTGCCAGTGCGGAAAGCTTCACATCGATCCACTAGTGGACAGGAAAGGCAGTTCGGATTTTGCGGCACGCAGTGTAGCGCACCGAACTCCATGATGGCCTGATTGAATCCACCCGGATCATCCACCTCTTCGAGCAGGAGTTGGGCATAGGTGCGGACTTTTCGTTCTCCAGCAGTGCTATTGACCACATCCCTCAAACCGAATAGTCTCGACACCACGCGACTCACATTTCCGTCCACTACGACCACGGGTTCATCATAGCATATGGAGGCGATCGCAGCAGCTGTGTACGGACCCACACCAGGCAGATTCAATAGGTCTGAATAGGATGTAGGAAACCTGCCTTGCCCATCATCACGCACCATCTGTGCCGCTCGGTGGAGGTTGCGAGCTCTTGAGTAGTAGCCCAAGCCCTCCCAAGTCTTGAGAACCGCATCTTCTGGAGCATCTGCCAGCTCGATCACGTTAGGAAATCGCTCCAAGAATCGGAGATAATAGGGAGTGCCCTGTGCCACCCGGGTCTGCTGGAGGATGACTTCTGAAAGCCATATCCTGTATGGATCGCTGACACCCCTCCAAGGCATCTTACGTTGATGTACACCGTACCACTCCATCAGTGAATGGGCGATGATGGCGAAGGGTGGCAGAGTGGTTTTTTCAGATTTCAACTGATTGATTCTCTTTTTGTTGAAAAGCTTTCATCATAAACTAAGGAACCCTATCTTTGCAGGCCCAAAACGGGATGAGCCAGAAAAATAAGGTTGAAAATATTCGATTTCGATGACTAAAGCAGAGATAGTAAGTGACATTGCAGAGAAGACCGGACTCGAGAAGGTCGAGATTCAAGCGGTTGTTGAAGCTTTTATGAA from Flavobacteriales bacterium harbors:
- the ssb gene encoding single-stranded DNA-binding protein, coding for MIMAGINKVILVGNLGKDPEVRHLENGAVVANFPIATSEVYTDKNGQRVTQTEWHNVVLWRRNAEVAEKYLSKGRQVYIEGKLRTRNWTDREGNTRYTTEVVGDVLQLLGSRPDDNTGQRSDAAQGQGAQDANTGSAPKEPALAPGTPEDDLPF
- the mutY gene encoding A/G-specific adenine glycosylase; translation: MKSEKTTLPPFAIIAHSLMEWYGVHQRKMPWRGVSDPYRIWLSEVILQQTRVAQGTPYYLRFLERFPNVIELADAPEDAVLKTWEGLGYYSRARNLHRAAQMVRDDGQGRFPTSYSDLLNLPGVGPYTAAAIASICYDEPVVVVDGNVSRVVSRLFGLRDVVNSTAGERKVRTYAQLLLEEVDDPGGFNQAIMEFGALHCVPQNPNCLSCPLVDRCEAFRTGKVAELPVKKKAKRPENRYMVYHVVLDNGFTYLRKRPTGDVWAGLYEFILQEGQEAYEEAGKMSDPVRVVDMRHLLSHRVIHARFLIYQGALQVNDPDAMRIPWSDLPNHALSRLTTRFLENSLNITDLPAGGSPIFT